One part of the Bradyrhizobium sp. CB1650 genome encodes these proteins:
- a CDS encoding amidohydrolase family protein, protein MLNRRSVLLASLSAGVAMTSKAHAKAVQPATPVNFDVPLHACDCHTHIHGDPEKLPFFAGRVYTPEPASPEEMAALHKALHIERVVIVTPSVYGTDNASTLFGMKARAATARGVAVIDDKTTEAQLDTMQQDGFRGIRINLATGGISDPNVGRARFTAAVERMKARGWHVQLYTTLPMISAIKDLVLAAPVPAVFDHFGGLEASLGLEQPGFSELIALVKSGKAYVKISGAYRSSKLAPDYQDMVGYARALIAANPDRIVWGTDWPHPDSSRVEGRKATDIAPLYQIDDGRLLNQLPVWAPDAEVRKKILVDNPARLYGF, encoded by the coding sequence ATGCTCAATCGACGCAGCGTCCTGCTTGCCTCCCTTTCCGCCGGAGTAGCCATGACCAGCAAAGCCCACGCCAAGGCGGTGCAGCCCGCGACGCCGGTCAATTTCGACGTCCCGCTGCACGCCTGCGACTGCCACACCCATATCCACGGCGATCCCGAGAAGCTTCCATTCTTCGCGGGGCGCGTCTATACGCCGGAGCCGGCATCGCCGGAGGAGATGGCGGCGCTGCACAAGGCGCTGCATATCGAGCGCGTGGTGATCGTGACGCCAAGCGTCTACGGCACCGACAACGCCTCCACCCTGTTCGGCATGAAGGCGCGCGCCGCGACCGCGCGCGGGGTCGCCGTGATCGACGACAAGACGACGGAGGCCCAGCTCGATACGATGCAGCAGGACGGCTTCCGCGGCATCCGCATCAATCTCGCGACCGGCGGCATCAGCGATCCCAATGTCGGCCGTGCCCGCTTCACCGCAGCGGTCGAGCGCATGAAGGCGCGCGGCTGGCACGTGCAGCTTTACACGACGCTGCCGATGATCTCGGCGATCAAGGATCTCGTGCTGGCTGCGCCCGTGCCGGCCGTGTTCGACCATTTCGGCGGCCTCGAGGCCTCGCTCGGGCTGGAGCAGCCGGGATTTTCCGAGCTGATCGCGCTCGTCAAATCCGGCAAGGCCTATGTGAAGATTTCAGGGGCCTATCGTTCGTCGAAACTCGCGCCCGACTATCAGGACATGGTCGGCTATGCGCGCGCGCTGATCGCGGCGAATCCGGACCGCATCGTCTGGGGCACCGACTGGCCGCATCCGGATTCCAGTCGCGTCGAGGGACGCAAGGCCACCGACATCGCGCCGCTCTATCAGATCGACGACGGCCGCCTGCTCAACCAGCTTCCGGTCTGGGCGCCGGATGCGGAGGTGCGCAAGAAGATCCTGGTCGACAATCCGGCGCGGCTCTACGGGTTCTGA